One region of Hydrogenobaculum sp. Y04AAS1 genomic DNA includes:
- a CDS encoding DUF3311 domain-containing protein, which translates to MYYIFLGIPALIYMFIFLYNHKSPEFFGMPFFYWFQILMLVITSIFYALAVFLGKDDG; encoded by the coding sequence ATGTATTATATATTTCTTGGTATTCCAGCTTTGATTTATATGTTTATATTTTTATATAACCATAAAAGCCCAGAATTTTTTGGGATGCCATTTTTTTACTGGTTTCAAATCTTGATGCTTGTAATAACATCTATTTTTTACGCTTTGGCGGTGTTTTTGGGAAAAGACGATGGTTAG